One genomic window of Salvelinus alpinus chromosome 9, SLU_Salpinus.1, whole genome shotgun sequence includes the following:
- the anpepb.1 gene encoding alanyl (membrane) aminopeptidase b, tandem duplicate 1 gives MGGGFYISKFVGVVGIVFGAGAVATIIALAVVYSQEVAKNEAVSPTNGGSTVKPPVTTPGGSTVKPQVTTPVIPTTAPSNEPWDKYRLPDTLKPDHYNLTLWPRLTVNAQGLYIFTGKSYVVFQCVKETDLILIHSNKLNYTNLGDDHLAKLSALGSTPAPTIKKSWLQPTTQFLVLELNGKLAVGESYQLDTVFVGELADDLGGFYRSVYTEEGEEKVVATTQMQPTDARKAFPCFDEPAMKAIFHITLLHPPMTVALSNGMEHAPVEVNEMGPEGSVRVWRTSFDETKKMSTYLLAFIVSDYDYINSTKDNVLIRIYARKKAIADGQGEYALNKTGPILKFFEKYYNATYPLPKSDQIALPDFNAGAMENWGLITYRETALLYDPKMSSNSNKERIATIIAHELAHMWFGNLVTLRWWNDLWLNEGFASYVEYLGANEAEPDWNIKDLIVLGDVHRVFAVDALASSHPLSSKEEDIQKPEQISELFDAISYSKGASVLRMLSDFLSEEVFSKGLGTYLNTFAYDNTVYTDLWDHLQMAVNSTGTSLPTGQTVHSIMNRWVLQMGFPVVTINTATGLITQQHFLLDPATAGSVPPSDFNYTWIVPIRWMNTGVVYQQTWLEDKTANKPEMTVTENNWILANLNVSGYYRVNYDNANWERLLVELGSHHESIPVINRAQLVDDAFNLARAKYIDTTLALRTTKYLRSEREYMPWESALDNLDFFYLMFDRSEIYGDMQTYLKYQIEPLFKHFGNITGNWTEVPTGHMDQYNQVNAIRVACSTGMEECQTLTKGWYSQWMKDSANNPIHPNLRTTVYCSAIAAGGAAEWEFGWDQFKAATIAIEADKLRSALACTKQPWLLNKYLEYTLDATKIRKQDATSTIVYIASNVVGQSLAWDFMRDRWSYIFTQYGGGSFSFSNLINGVTKRFSTEFELKQLKQFQADNSEVGFGSGTLAVSQSIERTTANIKWVAENKDSVQAWFKTEVPKE, from the exons ATGGGGGGAGGCTTCTATATCAGTAAGTTTGTTGGGGTGGTGGGCATTGTGTTTGGTGCAGGGGCAGTGGCCACCATCATTGCGTTGGCAGTCGTTTATTCTCAAGAGGTAGCCAAAAACGAGGCTGTCAGTCCGACTAATGGAGGTTCCACTGTCAAGCCACCGGTCACCACACCTGGAGGGTCAACTGTCAAGCCACAGGTCACCACACCTGTCATACCCACAACTGCGCCCTCAAATGAACCATGGGACAAATACCGTCTCCCAGACACCCTGAAGCCTGATCACTACAACCTAACCCTGTGGCCTCGACTCACCGTCAATGCACAAGGCCTCTACATCTTCACAGGGAAATCCTATGTGGTCTTCCAATGTGTGAAGGAGACAGACCTGATCCTCATACACTCCAACAAGCTGAACTACACCAATTTGGGTGATGACCATCTGGCTAAACTGTCTGCTCTCGGTAGCACACCCGCACCAACCATAAAGAAATCCTGGCTACAGCCAACAACTCAGTTCCTGGTATTGGAACTGAATGGCAAGTTAGCTGTTGGAGAATCCTACCAGCTGGATACAGTGTTTGTTGGGGAGCTGGCTGATGACCTGGGAGGCTTTTATAGGAGTGTATAtacagaggaaggagaggaaaa AGTTGTTGCGACAACTCAAATGCAGCCCACAGATGCCAGGAAAGCCTTCCCCTGTTTTGATGAGCCTGCAATGAAAGCCATCTTCCACATCACACTCCTCCACCCCCCGATGACAGTGGCCCTGTCCAACGGCATGGAGCATG CTCCTGTTGAAGTCAATGAGATGGGGCCCGAGGGGTCTGTGAGAGTTTGGAGGACATCTTTCGACGAAACAAAAAAAATGTCAACATACTTGTTGGCGTTTATTGTCAGTGACTACGACTATATTAACAGCACAAAAGACAATGTTCTG ATCCGGATCTATGCCCGCAAAAAAGCTATCGCTGATGGACAAGGCGAGTACGCCCTCAACAAAACAGGACCCATCCTGAAATTCTTCGAAAAATATTACAATGCCACCTACCCTCTGCCAAAGTCAG ACCAGATAGCTTTGCCTGACTTTAATGCTGGAGCAATGGAGAACTGGGGACTCATTACATACAGAGAAACAGCCCTCTTGTACGACCCTAAGATGTCCTCCAATTCAAACAAAGAAAGGATCGCCACCATTATTGCTCATGAACTGGCCCACATG TGGTTTGGGAACCTTGTGACACTGAGGTGGTGGAATGACCTGTGGCTAAACGAGGGCTTTGCATCTTACGTAGAATATCTTGGGGCAAATGAAGCAGAGCCTGACTGGAACATT AAAGACCTGATAGTTCTGGGTGATGTGCACAGGGTGTTTGCAGTAGACGCTCTTGCCTCATCTCACCCCCTGTCCTCCAAAGAGGAGGACATCCAAAAGCCTGAGCAAATCAGTGAACTGTTTGATGCCATCTCTTACAGCAAG GGAGCATCAGTGTTGAGAATGCTCTCTGATTTCCTGTCTGAAGAGGTCTTCTCCAAAGGACTCgga ACATACCTGAACACGTTTGCCTATGATAACACAGTGTATACTGACCTCTGGGATCACCTCCAAATG GCAGTAAATTCCACTGGCACGTCTCTTCCCACAGGCCAAACTGTGCACAGCATCATGAACCGCTGGGTCCTTCAGATGGGCTTCCCAGTGGTCACCATAAACACAGCCACTGGACTGATCACCCAGCAGCACTTCCTTCTGGACCCTGCCACTGCAGGGAGTGTACCACCATCTGACTTCAA TTATACGTGGATAGTACCAATCAGGTGGATGAACACAGGAGTTGTATATCAACAGACATGGCTAGAGGACAAAACTG CTAATAAGCCTGAAATGACAGTCACTGAGAACAACTGGATACTGGCCAACCTTAACGTCTCTGGATACTATAGGGTTAATTATGATAACGCCAACTGGGAACGTCTCCTCGTTGAACTGGGCAGCCATCATGAG TCTATTCCAGTTATCAACAGAGCTCAATTGGTGGATGATGCTTTTAACCTTGCAAG GGCAAAATATATCGACACAACATTAGCGTTGCGAACAACGAAGTATCTCAGAAGTGAAAGGGAATATATGCCGTGGGAGTCAGCTCTTGACAACTTGGACTTTTTCTACCTCATGTTTGATCGGAGTGAAATCTATGGGGATATGCAG ACTTACCTAAAATATCAAATAGAACCACTTTTTAAGCACTTTGGGAATATCACTGGAAACTGGACAGAAGTACCCACTGGACATATGGACCA GTACAACCAGGTGAATGCCATCAGGGTGGCCTGCAGCACTGGTATGGAAGAGTGCCAGACTCTGACTAAAGGCTGGTACAGTCAGTGGATGAAAGACTCTGCAAACAATCC GATACACCCCAACTTGAGGACGACAGTGTACTGCAGTGCTATTGCTGCAGGGGGGGCTGCGGAGTGGGAATTTGGTTGGGATCAGTTCAAGGCTGCCACCATCGCTATTGAGGCAGACAAGCTTCGATCTGCCCTGGCCTGTACCAAGCAGCCATGGCTACTCAACAA GTACCTGGAATACACCCTGGATGCAACCAAAATTCGCAAGCAGGATGCTACCTCTACCATTGTTTACATTGCAAGCAACGTGGTGGGCCAGTCTCTGGCCTGGGACTTTATGAGAGACCGATGGAGTTACATCTTTACTCA GTACGGTGGTGGATCTTTCTCCTTCTCCAACCTCATCAATGGTGTGACCAAGAGGTTCTCAACAGAATTTGAGCTCAAACAG CTCAAGCAATTCCAGGCGGACAACTCTGAGGTTGGCTTTGGCTCAGGTACCTTGGCAGTTTCACAGTCCATTGAGAGGACAACAGCTAACATCAAATGGGTGGCGGAGAACAAGGACTCAGTGCAGGCATGGTTTAAAACAGAGGTTCCTAAAGAATAA